Part of the Woronichinia naegeliana WA131 genome, CAAGATTATCGCCGCAGAATTGGCAATTTTAAATAATTTTTTGTGGAATGATCTTTGGACTTTTCGAGATGTAGCCCAGCGTCAACCTGGCAAACGTCAAAGGATCAAACGTTTTCTTAAATTTAATCTTATTTGCTTAGTGGGTTTGTTCCTTAATGTCATTTTTCTTAACCTATTGGTTAACTTATTTGGCTTAAATCATTATCTAGCTAATTTTCTGGCGATCGCCCTAGTAACTGTATGGAACTTCTGGTTTAATCTGAAACTCAGTTGGCGGGTTACAGATGTTTAATCGCTTGATAAAGTCTAGACATCTCTGCTAAGAAGAGGATAATTGTACAAAGATGGAAAATAGAACTGCTATGTGAATTCTTATTCAAAGGTAAAGTTTTGTTACGGAATTCAACATTTCTGTTAACCAATGACTAATGACTTAGGTCTTTCGGTTAAGATTCGTTATCTTTTCCTCGCAACTCTTGTCGAGAAATTTTCAATTGTTTCCAAAGTTGACGAATTTCTTGATAAGCTTCTTCTGGTGTGATTTTGCCATTGGTTTCTAGACCACAGAGATAAATAATGCGTTGGGCAAATTCTTGAAGATTGGCATTAAAAACTAAGTTTTCTGGGGTAAATGCTCCCTCATAGGAATGGTGAGGATACAGAAATTTTTCTATCGGATCGGGTTCAGTTGGGTGTTGATTAGACATGAGGACTCCTCAATTAAATAAGTAACAAGAAATAATTACCAGAAAGGTAAGTTTCTTAATTAAGGCAATTTTTTGCTTTAATGGGACTCCATAGGGATGAGAACATCATCCAAAATTGTCACTGCACATTAGTTTATTTAGTCTATTGATCAAATATTTTTATTGGTACAAAAACAAGATTGTTTTATTTTGCAGACTAATTTACTAATATTTGCATACGATTATAACCCCATGAGCAAATAGCAAAGGTTAAGAAAAAGATAAGATTTGATTTACTTCTGTTTAATTTCCAGTCTAACTATCAAGATGACTTCCTTGGGTTTTGACTAATAGAGCTACGATTTGCATTTTCTTTAAGGCGCGAAGTAAGCGTTGGGCCTGGGGACGATAAAGAGGTGTTATTAACGTATTAGGAAGATCATCGAGTAATTCCCTCGCCTGTTGAAGAGAACAACCTGAAATGCGGCTGATGGTATTAGCTCCATCAAAAATAAAATCCTGATTGATAATCTTTTCTATTCGTATTCGCCAGGTTTTAGGTTTTAAATCACGCACCTCGATTTTTCTTAAGCTTTCAATGGTCGCTAATACGACTAGGCGATCGCCTTCTCTGAGTAAGACATCATCAGAAGGAAATAATAAAGAAGGGTGATTACTCGACTGGTACAATAAAGGGACAATACTATAACCGTAGGCAACTTCTGCTAGTAATAAACCGACCAATGTATCCTGATTTTCAATATAATATTCCGTCACCAGAATAGTTTGATAGTGAAGCCGAAAAAGATTGAGAATATTTTCTCCAAAGGCAGCCCCAACAAAAACTTCTGCGGCTAATCGATAGGTTTCTAATACCTGAGCTTTAGGCAATAATCCCATTAAACTATGGCTTAATCCCTGGCGAGAAGTCCGAATAACTAAGTTTGCTCTGGGATTAATTTTATGGGTTGTCAAAGCAACTTCTAGATTTAACATATCGTCATCAGTTACCACGACGACACTATTGGCTGTGGCTAAATTTACTTTAGCAAAATTTTCTTCTAGGGATTGATTAACAATGGGAATATCGGGTAAAAGGCGGAAATCAAAATCAAATTTAAGGGTGATACCGATAAGGGGTTGCTTCCAGGTTTTTAAGAGACGAGCAACCCGTTGACCAATGCGTCCTAAACCCAAGAGAACAATATGGTTTTGTTTGGGTAAAGTCAAACGTTTACGGGCAAAAATAAATTTCGTAGCTAAAAGACTTTCTGTTAATAAGGCATAGAGAATGCCGACAAAAGCAATGCCCGCTAACGTTAACAATAATGCTAAAGGTTCCAACAGCCAACGGTAGTTTTTGACTTCTTGAAGTTCAGCAAATAGATCTCCATAACCACCTAAAAGTAACACGAAAGTTCGATATAATGCGCCTAAAATTCCGATCTGAGGAATGGTCAAATAAAATAACAGGGTTCCTAATATTAACAAACCCAAAATTACCAATCCGGCAAATAGGATTACAGGACGGGATTGCACTGCTGATTTGAATTGTTGCCAATGTTCTAGTTGGGTTTCTAGCCAGAGAGATTGTTTGCTTAGGGTAAAATTATTTAAGGTTTTCTTGGGGGAATATTGTAAATTAGAGAAAAGATTATCTACCGCTTCGATGGCAATAATAACATCGTTAATTCTAACAACTTCTTCCCCGTCCCATTGATGAAAACCCCAATCCTCTGAAATTTCCCCTCTTTCAACACTCAAAATACGGCGATCGCGGCGATTTAAATCCTGAAGTCGAGACTGATTTAACCCAGGATGATTGGGAAAAATGGGAATGCGAATAACTCGTAACCATTGCTTTTCCAACTCAAAAAAACCGAGGGTTTCATTCCCTAACGCAGCCAGCGCGAAAGCATTAGCAGGTAAATCTAGGGGATCATAAGCAATAAAATTGCCCAGTTGTTCTCCTAATAACTGATTGAGGTGAGTTTGTCCTGATCGTACAACTAAACGAGTGGTGGGATTTAATTCTCGAATCATGAGGGCGGTTTCAATATTAACTTCCTCATCACTGGTGACTAATAAAGCGGTTCGACATTGGGCAATATTGGCACTTTCCAGAACGGGTAAATGGCTACAATTGCCGATAATTAATTGTTCCAAAAGAGAGGGAACTTTAGGGATTTCGTAGGCATTAGGCGTTTGTTTTTCAATCGCGATAATTTTGACATTAAAGGAACTCAGAGCCACCACACACTGTTGCCCTAAATTGCCTAGTCCACAGACTAAAAAAAAATCTAACGACATGGAAAGAACTAAGTCATTGCTTTTTGTAATTGAGCTTTAACTTTCCGTAATCGTTCTGAATAACTTCGCAAAAGTTCCAAGGCAAACATCGGGGTTTGTTGCACTGCAAAAAAGAAATGTTCTTTTTCCATGGCCGCAAGGCGAACTTCAGTTTTTGCGATCGCCGTACAGAAGCGTCGGTGGTCTTCATGAACTAACGCTCCAACTCCAAAAGCAT contains:
- a CDS encoding NAD-binding protein, with protein sequence MSLDFFLVCGLGNLGQQCVVALSSFNVKIIAIEKQTPNAYEIPKVPSLLEQLIIGNCSHLPVLESANIAQCRTALLVTSDEEVNIETALMIRELNPTTRLVVRSGQTHLNQLLGEQLGNFIAYDPLDLPANAFALAALGNETLGFFELEKQWLRVIRIPIFPNHPGLNQSRLQDLNRRDRRILSVERGEISEDWGFHQWDGEEVVRINDVIIAIEAVDNLFSNLQYSPKKTLNNFTLSKQSLWLETQLEHWQQFKSAVQSRPVILFAGLVILGLLILGTLLFYLTIPQIGILGALYRTFVLLLGGYGDLFAELQEVKNYRWLLEPLALLLTLAGIAFVGILYALLTESLLATKFIFARKRLTLPKQNHIVLLGLGRIGQRVARLLKTWKQPLIGITLKFDFDFRLLPDIPIVNQSLEENFAKVNLATANSVVVVTDDDMLNLEVALTTHKINPRANLVIRTSRQGLSHSLMGLLPKAQVLETYRLAAEVFVGAAFGENILNLFRLHYQTILVTEYYIENQDTLVGLLLAEVAYGYSIVPLLYQSSNHPSLLFPSDDVLLREGDRLVVLATIESLRKIEVRDLKPKTWRIRIEKIINQDFIFDGANTISRISGCSLQQARELLDDLPNTLITPLYRPQAQRLLRALKKMQIVALLVKTQGSHLDS
- a CDS encoding cyclic nucleotide-binding domain-containing protein; translated protein: MLKPIDSILIFESHPEKILKTGEVIFEAGDRGEFMYGLIEGEVEMYLEGKLLETLQAGDAFGVGALVHEDHRRFCTAIAKTEVRLAAMEKEHFFFAVQQTPMFALELLRSYSERLRKVKAQLQKAMT